The Cryptomeria japonica chromosome 2, Sugi_1.0, whole genome shotgun sequence region TAGTGGAGGTGAGGGGATCTGATGTTGTAGTAGGAGAATCCAGATGCTGCTTGATCTTCGCCTTCTTTCAATCTCCTCCTAAATGGCGTGTAGAGAGGTAGAATTCTTCATAGCCATTTCCTTGCTTAGCAGTCATCTCCTCAACTTTCCATTTTAGTGCCTCATGGGTTTCCTTCAACTCTTCCATGTCTTTCCTCTCATCcctcagattgatctctttgagtttCTCCTCCATAGTCTCCTAATTTCTAGTTTCCCCACAATGTCGTTGGTTGCCATCCAAACCCTTTCATCTTTTTCTTCCATAGCCCAATTGTTACTATGAGCCTCCACCTCTGCCACCACTTCCAATTTGTTGATCTTCTTCTTGGCTACATTTAGGTGGGAAAACATACCAAGCAATACCATTTgtaaataattggaaacaaataagcAAACATGTAGACAATGTCCTAGATATTGATGTAGGAATTAAAATAACAAATCCTCaaattgtataaatgaatgtatCTTAAATCTTCTTATTAGATGATTTTTAAGATGatcaaaatgaaatagaattaatcCTTAAATATAACTTTAAATATGTTAAATGACAAATGCCAAGTTTTGAAATAGCACTTCTTTACTTTTGAAATTGAAATATAAAAGCTTATTGAccatttttattattataaataatacaATCAATCTAAATTACTTGTACAAATTATGAATCTcatcttaattaaaaaaaaaattaaaataaaacaataaaacagATCCAAAGAAAAAAAGTACAAATAGAATTCATATTATATGTCTTGTTTCGACATAAACCAAATAGTTTATAGAGATATCATTACATAGAAAAATAGCCAAAACAAAATGATTCCCCAAAGAATTGAAAAAATGCAGAGCATggaattttcaccattacaagagTTATATGTTGGGTTTAACTGTTGACATATATTCAGTCTAATCCGATGCCAGTTTTCCGGCAGCGAAGTTAGAGAAGATGTTGGCGTGATGCTTATGAACTTGGCAGCATCTCCTTGATTTCTTTGAGACGAGCAACAACTTCTTTCATGATTGGTCTCGAGTCCGTTTCTATTGCAAGGCATTCAAAGGCCAATTCGGCAACTGCAGCAACCGTGACCTTCACCTCCTGATTTCTTTCAAACTTCAAACCTGGATCGACCAATTCATCCAAAACACCTCTTCTGATCTTATCCTTGGCCATATTAGCAAGGCTGATTTCATTTCTATTTCGCTTATTATCCACCGCTACTTTGGCAGAGATGATCTCCATCAAAACAACTCCCAAGCTGTAGACATCAGACTTGTCAGTGAGCTGAAAGCATTGATGGTACTCTGGGTCAACATACCCGGGCGTACCGTGCGGAGCAAGTGTAGCGTGTAAGAAATTCACGGGCACCAATCTGGAAAACCCAAAATCTGAAACTTTTGCTCTGAAATTTTCGTCGAGAAAAATGTGACTGGACTTAACATGTCCGTGAAATATGGGCGGATTGATGTTGTGGAGATACGCCAAGGCCTCAGCAGTTTCTATGGCAATATTTAAACGAGCTAACCAAGGCAAACCTGTGGGGGTTCTTTGGCTATCATGAATGTGATCAGACAAGGTCCCATTTGGCACGAATTCGTAAACAAGCAGTGTTATTGGACTCTGCGGGGGCGTACAGCCATAGAGACGAACAAGGTTTGGATGGCACAGAGATGACAATATTTGTACTTCGTTCATAAATTGTTCACCTGTTCCGGAGCTTTTCTGATGAAGCCTCCTCACTGCTACAGCTCGTCCGTCCGCAAGTTTACCCAGGTATACCGCGCCAAACCCTCCAACTCCAAGTTCGTTCTTCTCGTCGAAGAAATTTGTCGCCTGCTGAAGTTCTTGATAGGGAAATATGGACAAACTGCCAATCTTTTGAGCTGCTTCCATCTCGCTTCGCTGGCGGGTATGAGGCTGTTTTCTTCTcctcatatacaaaatacaaagCACCGCTACTGCTGCCATCAGCGCCACGCCTCCAACGGAGCCGCCTGTATTAGAATGGTAGAAATAATGTCATAAATGAAATTTTCTTTTTGCAATTGTGATACCCAAACATTTTTAGCTTTGCTACAGTATAAATCATGGTAACTGAAGAGGAAGGGATGATTACCTAGCGCAATAGCAGTCTTATTAGCAGTATTAGAACCACCTGGATGGTCTGAATTATAAATAATGGCAGAGATAACTTTGTTAGTACTATGGTTGGGAATATTGAAAAATAATTATTTCCATAGACATAAAAGTTTGACGCTTTTTATTTATCTGCCAATTAAATAGAGGAGGAGTTACGACTTTTACCAGGGCTCCCCAATTCGCATCTCAATTGCGTCGGATTACTGCTGTCATAAATGCAAAGCGCTTTCTTTGACTCGCAATGCTCACAACCTTTGCTGAAATTCCATTTTATTTTGAACCCATTCTTTATATCTTCATCTGACGGTCGATTAGTTGTGTCAATTTTTTTTACAGGTAGAAGCACCAATGATTTACAAAATGCAGGCAATTTCGAGTCTGAACTGGAAGAATAGTACCAACTCTTGTTACACTCTAAAGAATGCGCTATAGTGGACAAATACTCCCCGTTCTCTTCTGCGCACTCTCCCCATAGACTTAAATTCGTGTATTCATCGTAAATGTGAAACTGAGGGCTAGACCAGAATTCCGTTGTATGGTTACTGTTCGACGGGTTGCATGAATTTCCCCACATATTTATCTCAACTATTGTCATCGGATTGATAGGAAAATCTTTCCGGTGTTCAACAGGTTCCAGCAGATAGTATTGGTAGCCATTGATGTTAATTAATGGCATATTCACTTTATGATCACAGTCAAGCTGAAGAGCAGGGTCACCACAGCCGCTGTTCTGTGCTCCGAAGGGATATTCGAATAAATGACTCCCGCATTCGAAGGATTGTGGACAAGCTGAAGATGAAGGAGCGAGGCATGACATGAATATTGTGAAGATAAAAAAGAGGAAGCGCAGTGGGTATACAGGGGGTATATTGAAAGGCTGAGAATCGCAAATATGAAGAGGTAGTCCTTCCATTTTCATCATAGTTTATAACAGTGAGAAGAAAACAACGAGAAATGAAGCAAAGAGGGGACCATGATTAGCAATTAAATAGCAGAGAAAGATATGCGAGAGAAGGCCGAGAAACAATCAACCAAGATACCGGATTCTATACGCCAATTTGACTGGACTTCGTTACGAGTAGGGGTGAATACTACGCAGTTGAACTAGTCAATTAACATTTCAGTCGTGCATTTGCTAGATTCCACGCGTTCCCTTCGACGCATGACCAAATAAACGTTTGAATTCCGTGTTTCTTTTAGTTTGAAAGTTAACGTAATTTCACGAAGAGTCGAAGGTTGAAGATCTTATGTTGGGGGGATATTTTTCTGAAAATCATTCCACTAATAAGGAAATTGCAGCGAAATGCTGGAAGcaagattttattaaaaaataattttctttctcAGCGTGAAATGAATATTCAATTAAAATGAGACTAAACTTCCATGGGAAAAGGGGATTGAACGtaggtattaattaattattctaattaaatGCATTATACATGTTTTCATTTAAATTACGATAATGTAATAGAggatattgtatattttatttttgtaaattgatttttatataaatttattgaattattCATTATGTAATGATTAGTATATGGGTGGTGTATTTTATATAGAAAGTTTGCATATTTTATAAATCTAATTTAATATCATTTATACATATTTTTATTgatcaattttgattcttattttaTCTATTTGTCTATTTAGTTTGATTTCGTAACACAAATTTAATCTAGTTTGATTACTTGACATAAGATTGACCCGTCTACTATTCTTTAGGTGTCAATTTGAAGCACAAAACATTTAATCTACATTCTAGAGTATTATATTTAATGACAACGCCATATTTACTTTTAGACATctacaaaatattaatttaattgacaTAAACATTCAAAGAGCTTGTTCGTTCCTCCAACTATTTACCCAAATCCCTCTAAAGATTTGCCAACTTCTTATGCCTACTTAAGGGTTCTATGGAAGTGGCCAATGAACAAGaatcaataaaaaaattgaattcctCCACACTTTAGGTTTTGCAATACCTAAGAGGGTGATCCCATACAATACCTAAAACATACTTCACTTTGACAAAATAAGGTATTTTTATAATAGAAAGCTCTAACTTCTTTAGATCTAGAATATACAATTTACTCAACAATTGTGGCTCAATTTGTAGATTCACTCATTATTGTTCTTGAGAGCATACAAACCTAtctaaaacaaaagaaaatactAAAAgtaaattgaattttttaattttaagcATAATTTTATTCTGATTCAAAGCTAATACATCTGAATCGTGTTTATCTAGGGTTATAAAGTCAACATTTGAGagtatacaacatatatacaacaaaTGAATGTTTAGTATAGAGTTCCTAGTATTATCACCTTGTAATAATACCCTCAATATATGGTTACCTATAGCTCTACATTGAGATCTATGACATTCCACCTAAGCCCTTATATTTTACTTAAAGCAAATTTAAGCTTTTTCTTGAAAAGATGCAGAAAGTAAAACATACACCATGCAAATACCCAAAGAtgaaatcaataattttttttattaatttgaaaatatttgagTATAATGAGAATGGAGACAACTTAGCTAAATGCTTTGAAATTTGATATTCATTCTGATAAATTATTTGCTATATAATACATCATATAATAGTCAAAACATTTTCTGTTATAACACCTGAGACAAAGACCTATACAATACTATACTTGATTTCTTAAACTCAGACATAAAACCCCTTCAAAATGGCCtagaattcccttttataacaatAAGGGAGCAACAAGATTAAGGCCATGTACAAGTGCCATATTTGTAAGTAATTGCTTGAAAGACATAATATtcaacaaaaatattttaaaatggatgaaagaaaaaaatgataTTCTCCTTCATTATAGATGGTAATTGGGGCATTATTGCTCTTGATGCTCTTGTTGTGATAACACATCATTCCAAAATGGATTTGATTTTCTCTGTAAAGTTGTAGTTCATTAATCTTATGTGTTGGTGATGTGGCATTTGAAGTCTCTTCTACTGATAGATTGAAATGTAGATCAAATCCCTATATTAACTCCATTCCAAAAATCAAAAGAGTGGTAGCTTTGGAGAAGACCATTTGAAATGCAAATCAAATTTTGCATTTACTTCTTCAGATTCCAATCTTAAAAAAATTCTCTTGAGATAAAAATTTCACCAAAAAGAAATGCTGACCGTTGAAAGAAATCATACAGGAAAATTGCAATATTTCTCCCACCATTGGATATATAGGATCTCATGTGGCCACTAGTATGCAAATATTTATTGAAGGTTGATCAAGTGCTACTACCACTTACTGTCTAGTGTTGCTTTGGATTCAATAATGAATTTGTCACATCCATGCTCCGATGCAATTATTCTATCTATTGTGGTATTAAATTTTTTTGAGATCAATCTTATCTCCTGAATCAACAAATGAAAGAGTAACTACTAGCAATAAATATAAAATAGGACTTCAATCCTAAAATCCGTTATCTATTTATTAGTATCAAGAATATCTTGAATAGTCCAGTACTacaaacttcaaatgaattctaaTTTTTCCTCAACCTTTTGTTTTGTTTTCCGCCAGTTTCCAAATTCATCCACTATTAGAGAAGTCAGTAAAAACCATGATAGATGGCAAACACGTCCTCTTCTTATGTCTCTTGAGGTGTACTGTCTCAACCTCATTCATCTGCCACATGTATTCTAAAAATGGTATCCTTCTTGGTACAATTTTTTGTAGAATATGTGGGAGAACAAGGCACCTATACAACTTGAAGATAGTATGGTCTATGTGTaggtaccaatcaccccagttgtgattgatATTTAGGTATGGGTTCCTCTCATTTGGCCTCAACATTGTCGTAATCTTTGGAGGGAGTTTGTTTATATCTACTCCTAGGAGGACCATAATCATTATAAGAGTTATGAAATGTAACAAAATCAACATTCTTGCAATGCTCGTTCCATATGTAGGTCCAACATTGGACATGCATTCTATCATTGTTATTACCAATCATTATTACCTTAAGGGTCTTGTCCCATCCATTTCTATCTTCATATAACAAGAAATGACATAATAGGGAATAAAATCTGAACTTAATAGCCTTATCCTTATTTTGGATTGCCAATAATCCTTCATGTATTTATCTTATAGAAAGGTTGCAGAAACAAACTCCACATTAACTATGGAAATGTGAATATCAATGCCCATGAACATGAGTTCAATTAGCATTTTATCCTTGTGATCTTCTCCTAGGGCTTCACAGAAAGCATAGTAGGTTTTAAAAAAATAGTCTtcaaatgaagtctgatttagaggGAGAGGGACAACATTGTTGTTATAAATTTTAAGCCTATGCCTAGGAACAACTGCACATCCGAGTGTACACTTTTGTGTGTGATATTCCTCCTTCAATttaccaaaatccatagccttgTTGGCTGCCCTATTTAACATTAATGTTTCTGCAATATTCAGCTTAGGGATGGTGGCCAACTCTTTACACCCTCTATTTCTGTACATCCTCACATTAAGGTTATATGATTGTGCAAGTGCCCTAAGGAAATACACTTCCACAAAAACATCTGGGACAATTAGACTTTCCCAAATCATATTTCCATATACTAGATATAGTTTCTGGCTTTACCGTCTTTCTGTGCTGATGTATAAACAAATCCCAACTAGTGCAAGGGATGTTTGCATCCTAAAATTATTCACAACTATCCTCAAACTTGGCCCAAGGTGATGATCTCATGGATTATCCCGGGAGGAGATCAATTAGGTCTTGTTGGAGTGGACACTTTGAAGAAGAGGAGGTAGCTTGGCTTGTTTGACTTATTTTGTGACCTTAAGGTTTACCAAAACTTGAATTCTACATTTTCCTTGTAAAATTTAGACACCACAATAGCGTAATTCTCAGCTCAAGCAGAGTTATAAAAATAAGAGATTGTAAATTAGATTGAGAACTGAAATATTTTACTTGTACACGCAACCAGGAACCCTATCTTGTTGCAGATAAATCACCTTTTTTGTTCTAAGAATGGTTCGGCTCTTCGATATGGCATGAATGAAGGACCAACCATCTAGAATTAGCATTGAATAGCAAAATTCGCCAGATGAATTAGATATTTCTACCATTACTCCTCACTCACATGAGCCTACGGCTCAGTGAATACATGTTTTAGTAAATTCAAATGCTAGTCATTGATCTTGATTATCTGACAGACAAGAATTGCTTGACATtcactaatttttttttgaaattatcaaGTGAATATACATAAGCCATGTCAGATTTTACTTTCTACATAGACAGTAATGTTATCAGACTGGAGCCATCCTGCAATCCCGTGGGCTTGCTTTGGTCCCACCATCATTCCTCCATAAAGGCTGAAGGAATTGTCAATCTTGCAGTCCCTTAATCTGAATCATTGATTTTCCTTTACTAAAGTCCTAAGCTATACTGCCACGTGGTAACATTCCACAATCCCCTAAGGGAAGCTCCGAATCGACAACATTCACTTGGGCACTTTGCAACTCATCTTCATTGTCAGAGAAGACCTTTTGATGATAGCATTCTTTCGTTTGtctttggtcatcaacatcaatCTTTGTGTAGTCCTCAACAGAAGATGAATACTCACCTTCTATTGAATATGGCCCAGTAGATATCATATTGATAGTAAAATCCTCTATATGATGAGTTTCAATACATTTCTCACATGGTATACCAGCCTGTTCAAATGACTGAACCACTACGTACTGTGTAGGTGAATGAGGCAATTGGCATACCACACACCATGGATTATCATCAACCAAATGATCTCTTAATCTTTTTCAATGGATCAAGGGTTTATTTGCTAGAAGAACTCCAGTTATTATGGACATGTCTTCTATCATTCCATGTAGTATTATAAGGTTGATCATGCAATCTCATGGGCCTTTCTGATCTCTAATAATTAGGCGTAGGGACAAGCCTTTCTCATTTTTTTGCAACTTTGTAACTTAGATCCTTTAGGGAACTCATAACCTTGTCAAGTTTATCAACTTCTTTAGCTGGTCTTGTTTGATGTCCCTTTGGATTTTGAAAGATTATCACATCATCTCTCTTCCCAATTTTACCAGATGCCTTTCTATTGTTCTCAGTATACAACGCAGCTTTAAAAGCATCCCCAAGACTCCGAGGCTCTCTATTTCTTAACACAACCATTTTAAGGTCATATGCATTACAATACAATACCAAACACACATGCTCATTACGTCTCATGTAAAGAGGGATCTTATTATTTACTTTCATTCATGAACCTTGTATTTAAATCTACTACTGATTCATTATGCTCCTCCTTAATGCTGGTGAACTCATCTACATAGGGTCAGAATTATCCCCATAGAGCTCGCTGAATAATTTTAATTACACAAAATTAATATGTAACCATACATTAACACTTTAAACCACAAAACTAACACTAAATAGTTACAGAATTACTAAAACGAAATCAGAGATGCACGCTAATCTGAAGCTATGCCGGGCAGTTTTCCTGCAGTGAAATTAATGATGATGTTGGTGATTCACTTATGAAGTTGGAAGTTTCTGTGCTTTCCTGCAACATCTCCTTAATTTCTGTGAGACGGGCAACCACTTCTTCCATGGTTGGTCTGAAATCCCTTTCTATTGCAAGGCACGCGAAGCCCAATTCGGCAACTGCAGCCACAGTGACCTTCACCTCGTGATTTCTTCCAATCTTCAAATCTGGATCCACTAATTCATCCAACACACCTCTTCTGATTTTGTCCGTGGCCATGTTAGCAAGGCTGATTTCATTTCTATTTCGCATAGTATCCACGGCCACTTTGGCAGAGATAATCTCCATCAAAACAACTCCTAAGCTGTACACATCAGACTTCTCAGTGAGCTGAAAGCATTGATGGTACTCTGGGTCAACATACCCAAGCGTACCTTGCGGAGCCGTTGTGATATGTGAGACATTCAGAGGCATCAATCTGGAAAGCCCAAAGTCTGCAACTTTTGCTCTGAAATGTTCGTCGAGAAGAATGTTGCTGGATTTAACATCTCTGTGCAATATGGGTGGATTGATGTTGTGGAGATACGCTAGGGCCTGAGCAGTTTCTATGGCAATGTTTAATCGAGTTGCCCAAGGCAAGCCTATGAGGGTTCTTCGGCTCCCATGAAGGTGATCAGACAAGGTCCCATTTGGCACAAACTCGTAAACAAGCAGTAGCATTGGACTCTGCGGGCTCGTACAGCCATAGAGACGAACAAGGTTTGGATGAGACAGGGATGACAATATTTGTACCTCGTTGAGAAATTGCTCAACTGTCCTGCAGCTATCCTGATAAAGCCTCTTCACAGCTACAGCTCGTCCGTCGTTAAGTTTACCCAGGTATACCACGCCAAACCCTCCATCTCCAAGTAAGTTCTCCTCGTCAAAGAAATTTGTCGCCTGGTGAAGTTCTTGATAGGGGAATATGGACAAACTTCCTATCTTATACGTTGGGTAGCCTGCTTCCATGCCACTTCTCTGATATATACTGTAATAACCACGAAGCTCGCGGGTATGAGCTCGCCTCTTTCTCTTCACATACAAAATACAAAGCAATGCTAATGCTGCCATCAGCGCGACTCCTCCCACGGAGCATCCTGTATTAAGAACATTCTAATTAGATATAACACTATTTAACAGTTAAGTAATTAAAAGTATTTCAACATtctcttatttaaattttattaatcaaaatttaTCATTAATACTAAACTTGGCAATATTTTAGAATAGTGCTATCAAAATTATGGAGATAATGTAAAAGACGGAACAAACTGAGCCATTTCCCACACATATTTAGATTTGTTGAAAAATTGTGAACATTAAAGAGGAAGGGACGCTTACCGAGAGCAAGAGCAGTCTTATTAGCATTGTCAGACCCACCTGCACGGTCTCAATTATAAATAAGGGCATAGAGTTTTAAGAATTATAGTTAAAAAATTGTTTCTTTAGAAATTAAAATCTTCCGCTTTTACTTCATCTATCAAGTACGTAGAGGAGTTACGACTCTTACCAGGCCTCCACGATTTGCAACTCAGTTGTGTCGAATTAGTCGTGTTGTAAATGCAAAGCTCTTTGTTTGACTCGCAATGCTCACAACCTTTGGTGAGACTGAATTTTATTTTGAACCCATAATTCATACTTGGAAGGAACGGTCGATTAGTTCCACGGAGTTTTTGAACAGGTAGATGCACTAGTGATTTACAGTATGTACCCAGATAGAAGTCTGAATAGTACCAACttttattacattctaaagcatacgCTTCAGTGGGCAGGTCTCTGATGTCTTCACTGCATTCTCCCCATAGACTTATATTCATGTATTCATCAGAAATGCTAAACTGAGGGCTGGACCAGAATTCCATTGTATGATTACTGGTCGACGGGTCGCATTCATCTCCCCACATATTTCTATCAACTATTGTTATGTGCCTTCTTGGAAACTCTCTCCAGTAGCCAAAAGAATTCATCAGATAGTATTGGTAGCCACTGATGCTAATTGAAGTCATATTCACTTTATGATCACATTCAAGCTGAAGAGCAGGGTCACCACAGCCGCTGCTCTTTGCTCCTAAGGGATATTCCAATGTTTGATTCCCACATTGGAAGACTTGTGGACAAGCTGAGGATGAAGGAGCGAGGCATGACATTAATATTGCGAAGACAAGAGAAAGGCATACAGCGGGTAGATTGAAATGCTGAGAATGGTATAGCTGAAGGGGCAGTCCTCTCATTTTCATCAATACTTACAACAGTGAGAAGAAATGAGTTAAATCAGGGGAATATGAATGGCAGTTTAATAGCTAAGGAGGACGGTGGGAGAAGCCAAGACAATGATTCGGTGTGAGGAAAATACCCAAGCCAATACGCAAATTTGACTTTACTATTAAGACCGACATCAAACGTCGGGGTCAATACACCAATTTGGCTTAGCCTATATTTCGTTAAAGTCAAATTCAACACTTGAATCGCGCATAACGTCCACTTATTAAATTCCACGCGTTGTCTTTAAAGTTTACAGCCGCAAATTAAGACGGAAACATCTGAGTTCCGCGAAAGTTGCGCCGAGTTTGAGCGTACACTCGAAGGTCGCAGATCATTATAAATTATGTTTGGCAGATTTCATA contains the following coding sequences:
- the LOC131049861 gene encoding LEAF RUST 10 DISEASE-RESISTANCE LOCUS RECEPTOR-LIKE PROTEIN KINASE-like 1.2; the encoded protein is MMKMEGLPLHICDSQPFNIPPVYPLRFLFFIFTIFMSCLAPSSSACPQSFECGSHLFEYPFGAQNSGCGDPALQLDCDHKVNMPLININGYQYYLLEPVEHRKDFPINPMTIVEINMWGNSCNPSNSNHTTEFWSSPQFHIYDEYTNLSLWGECAEENGEYLSTIAHSLECNKSWYYSSSSDSKLPAFCKSLVLLPVKKIDTTNRPSDEDIKNGFKIKWNFSKGCEHCESKKALCIYDSSNPTQLRCELGSPDHPGGSNTANKTAIALGGSVGGVALMAAVAVLCILYMRRRKQPHTRQRSEMEAAQKIGSLSIFPYQELQQATNFFDEKNELGVGGFGAVYLGKLADGRAVAVRRLHQKSSGTGEQFMNEVQILSSLCHPNLVRLYGCTPPQSPITLLVYEFVPNGTLSDHIHDSQRTPTGLPWLARLNIAIETAEALAYLHNINPPIFHGHVKSSHIFLDENFRAKVSDFGFSRLVPVNFLHATLAPHGTPGYVDPEYHQCFQLTDKSDVYSLGVVLMEIISAKVAVDNKRNRNEISLANMAKDKIRRGVLDELVDPGLKFERNQEVKVTVAAVAELAFECLAIETDSRPIMKEVVARLKEIKEMLPSS
- the LOC131049911 gene encoding LEAF RUST 10 DISEASE-RESISTANCE LOCUS RECEPTOR-LIKE PROTEIN KINASE-like 1.4, with translation MAALALLCILYVKRKRRAHTRELRGYYSIYQRSGMEAGYPTYKIGSLSIFPYQELHQATNFFDEENLLGDGGFGVVYLGKLNDGRAVAVKRLYQDSCRTVEQFLNEVQILSSLSHPNLVRLYGCTSPQSPMLLLVYEFVPNGTLSDHLHGSRRTLIGLPWATRLNIAIETAQALAYLHNINPPILHRDVKSSNILLDEHFRAKVADFGLSRLMPLNVSHITTAPQGTLGYVDPEYHQCFQLTEKSDVYSLGVVLMEIISAKVAVDTMRNRNEISLANMATDKIRRGVLDELVDPDLKIGRNHEVKVTVAAVAELGFACLAIERDFRPTMEEVVARLTEIKEMLQESTETSNFISESPTSSLISLQENCPA